Genomic segment of Truepera radiovictrix DSM 17093:
TGCGCCCGCGAAAGCGGCTGGTGGCGTCTAAGAGCGCCCCTACCGGGCAGATGTCGGTGATGTTACCCGTAAAGGGGCTCGGCAACCCCTCGTCGACGGTACCGATATAGGTGTGGCCGCCGCGCTCCATAAAGTCCAGCACCTCGTCGCCCGGCACCTCTTCAAAGTAGCGGACGCAGCGCTTGCAGTGGATGCAGCGTTCGCGGTCGAGGGTGATCAGCTCGGAGAGGGCGTGATGCTTTTCCTGGTGGCGCTTGTCGAACTGAAAACGCGACACCCCTTCGCCGTACTCGTAGGCGCGGTCTTGCAGCTCGCACGCCCCCCCCTTGTCACACACGGGGCAGTCGAGCGGGTGGTTGATGAGGGTAAACTCCATCATCCCCGCCTGCGCCCGTTTGACCTCTTGGGAGAGCGTGTCGATCACCATCCCCTCCATGATGGCCGTCGTGCAGGTCGCCATCAGGTTGGGAAAGTAGAAGATCTTGGGTTCCCCCGACTCGTCGCGGATCCAGTCGTTCGTGTCGCGGTCTTTGCGCGGCGCGCCGATCTTGCCGAGGCACAACCGGCAGGCGCCGATGGGCGACATGTACTCCTGCGAGCAGAAGTAGGGCACGTCGTACCCCGCGGCGAACACCGCGTCGATGGCGCTGGTCCCGGGCTCCAAATCCAGCTCGACGTCGTTGACCCGAACTTTCATCGCGTCGTCCTCGCGTGGCGTGTGGCTAGGCGTCTTTCCACCAGCTGCTCCTTGTGTACATCGGTCGCCCGTGGGCGATGAGGTACTCGTACTCGTCTCTAAAGTGCGCGATGCTCGACAGCACCGGCCCCAAGCAGGCGTCGGCCAGGGGGCAGAAGGCTTTGCCCTTGATGTTCTCGGCCATCATCTCGATCAGTTCCAAGTCACCCGCCTCACCGAGGCCGGCGACGAGCTTCTGGTACATCTTGGTCATCCACCCCGAGATCCCCTCGCGGCAGGGGGTGCACTTGCCGCACGACTCATGGGCGTAGAAGCGGACCAGGTTCCAGGTGGCGTTGACGATGCACTTGTCGCGCGGGATGAGGATCACCCCGCCGGTCCCCAACATGCTGCCCTTTTTGACGATCGCCCCATAGTCCATCGGGGTGTCCAAGACGTCGTCGGTAAAGGGGAGCATGGGCGTCGACGAACCGCCCGGGATGAGCGCCTTGACCGGTTCGGTGACACCGCCGCCGAGGTCGAAGATGAGCTCGCGAAAGGTCGCCCCCATGGGGAGTTCGTAGACCCCGGGGCGCACCGCCGGACCGCTCAACTGGTAGAGCTTGGTCCCTTTGGAGTCCTCGGTCCCCATCGCCGCGAACCAGTCCGCGCCGCGGCTGATGATATGCACCACGCTCGCTAGGCTCTCGACGTTGTTGATCGTCGTCGGCAGCCCGTAGACGCCCGCTTGCGCCGGGAAGGGGGGCTTGAGGCGCGGGTTGGCGCGCAGCCCCTCGAAGGAGTTCATCAGCGCCGTCTCCTCACCGCAGATGTACGCCCCGGCGCCGCGGTGCAAGATGACGTCGAAGTCAAAGCCGGAGCCGAAGAGGTCGCGGCCCAGCAGGCCCTCGGCTCTGGCTTCGGCGATCGCCTCCCGCAAGCGCTCGTAGGCCCGGTAGTACTCGCCGCGGATATAGAGCACCCCTTTGGTCGCGCCGATGGCGTAACCCGCGATCGCCATCCCCTCGAGCAGCTGATGCGGGTCGTCCTCCATGATGTAGCGGTCTTTGAACGACCCCGGTTCCGACTCGTCGGCGTTGCAGACGATAAAGCGTTGGCGGCCGTCGACGGGCGGCATAAACGACCACTTGACCCCGGTCGGGAACCCCGCCCCCCCGCGCCCGCGCAACCCCGAACGCTTGACCTCGTCAGTGACCTCGGCGGGCTTCATGCCGGTGAGCGCTTTTTTCAGCGCCTCGTACCCACCGTGCTGGCGGTAGTAGGCGAGCGTGTGCGCCCCCTCGACGCCGACGTGTTTATAGAGGACGACCTCGAAGCGCGGATCTGTGCGCGAGGTGATCGCCCTGGGTTTGTCAGCAACAGCGGTCATACTTACCCCTTAAGTCACGAGTGCTGAGTACCGAGCGCCGAGTGTGCCTTTTACTCATCACTCAGTACTCGGCACTGATTTCTGGTTTCTCGGCCCCCTCGTTGTCGCCCCCGCGCTCGCGCCACGGCGCCGGCTCCTCACCGCGCCGCAGCGCTGCAAGGAGCGCCTTGCAGCGCGACGGGGTGACGCGCTCGTAAAAGGTGTCGTTGACCTGCAGCACGGGCGCCGTCCCGCACGACCCCAAACACTCGACCTTCTGCAAGCTAAAGAGTCCCTCGCGGTCGGTTTCGCCGCTCACCAGACCGGTCTCTTCGGAGATAAAGTCGTACATCTCGTCGGCGCCCGCAAGCGAGCACGAGAGCGTCGCACAGATCTGCAGGTGATACTTGCCGACCGGCAGCTCGTGGTAGGTCGAGTAGAAGCTCATGACCCCTTTGACCTCGGTGGCGTGGAGCCCCAGAATCTCGGCGATCTCCTCGATGCGCGCTTCGGAGATGTGACGCTCCGCGCGCTGCACCTCCCAGAGCAGGGGCATCACGGCGCTGCGGCGGCCGTACTCGGGGTAGCGCCCGAGGATCTCCGACAAGACGTCCTGCTTGTCGGCGAAAAAGGGTTTGTGCGTCTTCAGCTCGATCATGCCCGGTTCCTGTCCGCGCGATAACCTAGCTCCCGACGCTCCGCGCTGATGTTGCGACTTGGGTGATCTGTCTTCATCCTGCTCCTACTGACGTGCGCTGAGCCGACCGAGCGCAGCGCCTCACGCGCCGGGCTCCGAGGTGTCGTCGGCGACCTCGCGGCTCTCTTTGCGGATGGTGTTAAGACCGGCAATAGCGGCGGCGCTGCAGACGGCGCCGACGACCAACCCCACCGCCAAGCTCTGCAGCAGCAGGCCGAAAAGGGCGCCAAACGCCGCACCGACGCCCAGCCCGGCGAAAACGGCGGTCAGACGGTTTGCACGCTCTTGCTCGCGGGTTCGTTTACGCATACTGACCCGTCACTTGTCGACGTCGCCGAGCACCGGGTCGAAGGTCGCGATGTTGACGACCATGTCCGCGAACAAGCCGCCGACGCACGCGGGCTCGAGGCTCTGCAGGTTGATAAGGCTGGGCACACGCACCTTGACGCGGTAGGGCATGCTGCCACCGTCCGAGACGAGGTAGTAGCCGAGCTCGCCGCGCGCCGACTCGGTCGGCACGTAGACCTCGCCGCGCGGGGGGTGAAAGCCCTCGGTGACCAACTTGAAGTGAAAGATCACCGCCTCCATCGAGGTCTCGAGCTCCTCGCGGGGGGGCAGCGAGATGCGCCTGTCGGGGTCGCGGATGGGGCCGGGCTCGAGCTTGTCGAGCGCCTGTTCGACGATGCGGAGGCTTTCGCGCATCTCATAAAAGCGCACCATAAAGCGGTTGTAGGCGTCCCCCGCCGTGCTGGTCGGCACCTCGAAGTCGTAGTCCTCGTAGCCGCTATAGGGTTGCGCCTTGCGGAAGTCTAGGGGCACGCCCGAGGCACGCAGCGACGGGCCCGTAAGGCCGTAGTCGAGTGCGGTCTCCTTGGAGATCACCCCCACGCCCTTGGTGCGGTTGACGAAGATGTCGTTTTTGGCGAACATCGCCGCGTACTGGTCGAGCATCCGCGGAAAGCGCTTGATAA
This window contains:
- the nuoF gene encoding NADH-quinone oxidoreductase subunit NuoF, producing the protein MTAVADKPRAITSRTDPRFEVVLYKHVGVEGAHTLAYYRQHGGYEALKKALTGMKPAEVTDEVKRSGLRGRGGAGFPTGVKWSFMPPVDGRQRFIVCNADESEPGSFKDRYIMEDDPHQLLEGMAIAGYAIGATKGVLYIRGEYYRAYERLREAIAEARAEGLLGRDLFGSGFDFDVILHRGAGAYICGEETALMNSFEGLRANPRLKPPFPAQAGVYGLPTTINNVESLASVVHIISRGADWFAAMGTEDSKGTKLYQLSGPAVRPGVYELPMGATFRELIFDLGGGVTEPVKALIPGGSSTPMLPFTDDVLDTPMDYGAIVKKGSMLGTGGVILIPRDKCIVNATWNLVRFYAHESCGKCTPCREGISGWMTKMYQKLVAGLGEAGDLELIEMMAENIKGKAFCPLADACLGPVLSSIAHFRDEYEYLIAHGRPMYTRSSWWKDA
- the nuoE gene encoding complex I 24 kDa subunit family protein; protein product: MIELKTHKPFFADKQDVLSEILGRYPEYGRRSAVMPLLWEVQRAERHISEARIEEIAEILGLHATEVKGVMSFYSTYHELPVGKYHLQICATLSCSLAGADEMYDFISEETGLVSGETDREGLFSLQKVECLGSCGTAPVLQVNDTFYERVTPSRCKALLAALRRGEEPAPWRERGGDNEGAEKPEISAEY
- the nuoD gene encoding NADH dehydrogenase (quinone) subunit D; this translates as MIGQAGYAPEATAEDAPKGTLETKYMRINVGPQHPSTHGVLRLVVDLDGERIARITPQIGYLHTGFEKTMENRTYQQGVTYSNRMDYLHGFGHDLAYVLSAEKLVGAQVPERAQRIRVILTELNRIASHLVFLGTGILDMGALTLLFYTFREREAIMDLFEMVCGVRMNYGYFRVGGLSRDLPDEFVPATRAFIKRFPRMLDQYAAMFAKNDIFVNRTKGVGVISKETALDYGLTGPSLRASGVPLDFRKAQPYSGYEDYDFEVPTSTAGDAYNRFMVRFYEMRESLRIVEQALDKLEPGPIRDPDRRISLPPREELETSMEAVIFHFKLVTEGFHPPRGEVYVPTESARGELGYYLVSDGGSMPYRVKVRVPSLINLQSLEPACVGGLFADMVVNIATFDPVLGDVDK